From the genome of Streptacidiphilus rugosus AM-16, one region includes:
- a CDS encoding aminopeptidase P family protein has product MPQAFTVHDYADRMARATESATRAGLSGLVVTPGPDLLYLTGYQPVALTERLTALVLAPDRPPTMIVPRLERPDAQGATGAPALTLTDWADGADPYQAAGPLLDPAGSYGISDSAWALHLLGLQETLPSTRFRPLTRALPMLRAVKDDDELERLAAAGAAADETFRSILSVPFAGRRETEVAADLTRLLLEYGHSQVDFTVVGSGPNGANPHHEAGERVIRQGDTVVLDFGGLKDGYGSDTTRTVHVGEQAPDEVRKVHEVVRRAQQTAFEAVRPGVACQEIDRVARAVITDAGYGEYFIHRTGHGIGLTTHEPPYMVEGEEQTLVPGMCFSIEPGVYLPGRFGVRIEDIVTVTDTGGRRLNNTPHDLGVVA; this is encoded by the coding sequence ATGCCCCAGGCCTTCACCGTCCACGACTACGCCGACCGGATGGCCCGCGCGACCGAGTCCGCGACGCGGGCCGGACTCTCCGGTCTCGTCGTCACCCCCGGCCCCGACCTGCTCTACCTGACCGGCTATCAGCCGGTGGCCCTCACCGAACGCCTCACCGCGCTGGTGCTCGCGCCCGACCGGCCGCCGACCATGATCGTGCCGCGGCTGGAGCGCCCCGACGCCCAGGGCGCCACCGGCGCCCCGGCGCTGACCCTGACCGACTGGGCCGACGGCGCCGACCCCTACCAGGCGGCGGGCCCGCTGCTCGACCCCGCCGGGAGCTACGGCATCTCCGACTCGGCCTGGGCGCTCCACCTGCTCGGTCTCCAGGAGACGCTGCCGTCGACCCGCTTCCGCCCGCTCACCCGGGCGCTGCCCATGCTCAGGGCGGTCAAGGACGACGACGAGTTGGAACGTCTCGCCGCCGCCGGGGCCGCCGCGGACGAGACGTTCCGCTCGATCCTTTCGGTGCCCTTCGCCGGCCGCCGCGAGACCGAGGTCGCCGCGGACCTGACCCGGCTGCTGCTGGAGTACGGCCACAGCCAGGTCGACTTCACCGTGGTGGGCTCCGGGCCCAACGGGGCCAACCCGCACCACGAGGCGGGGGAGCGGGTGATCCGGCAGGGCGACACCGTGGTCCTCGACTTCGGCGGCCTCAAGGACGGATACGGCTCGGACACCACCCGGACCGTCCACGTCGGGGAGCAGGCGCCCGACGAGGTCAGGAAGGTCCACGAGGTGGTGCGCCGCGCCCAGCAGACCGCCTTCGAGGCCGTCCGGCCCGGCGTCGCCTGTCAGGAGATCGACCGGGTGGCCCGAGCCGTGATCACCGACGCCGGATACGGCGAGTACTTCATCCACCGCACCGGCCACGGCATCGGACTGACCACCCATGAGCCGCCCTACATGGTCGAGGGCGAGGAGCAGACGCTGGTGCCCGGCATGTGTTTCTCCATCGAGCCCGGCGTCTACCTGCCCGGTCGTTTCGGCGTCCGGATCGAGGACATCGTCACCGTCACCGACACCGGGGGCCGCCGGCTCAACAACACGCCCCACGACCTGGGCGTGGTCGCCTGA
- a CDS encoding dipeptidase: protein MPRAKADLTELVSMPSVADARQYPPEHCRRTAEWVAAAFTEVGLKDVRLAETPDGSHAVLGHRPAPPGAPTVMLYCHYDVQPPLDDAAWHSPPFELTERDGRWYGRGSADCKGNIVMHLTALRALGDDLPVGLKLVVEGSEEQGTGGLEAYVPDHADELRADALLICDTGNAAVGVPTASTVLRGLANVVVTVSTLAGDVHSGMFGGPAPDALAALIRILDSLRDADGGTRVNGLDDTGTWAGVGYDEQQFRTDAGVLDGVGLMGSDSVADRLWARPAVTVLGIDCPPVVGSAAAVPAKARARVSLRVPPGTDADAAAAALTAHLTAAAPWGAKVEVERESGGSPFRAATDGPAYAALDRAMQEAYGKPISFLGQGGSIPLCNVLADAIPGAELILMGVEEPRCMIHAPNESVDPTEIERMALVEALFLRHYAASAR, encoded by the coding sequence ATGCCGCGGGCCAAGGCCGACCTGACCGAACTGGTCTCCATGCCGTCGGTCGCCGACGCCCGCCAGTACCCGCCCGAGCACTGCCGCAGGACCGCGGAGTGGGTCGCGGCCGCCTTCACCGAGGTCGGCCTCAAGGACGTGCGCCTCGCGGAGACCCCCGACGGCAGCCACGCCGTGCTGGGCCACCGCCCGGCCCCGCCCGGCGCGCCGACCGTCATGCTCTACTGCCACTACGACGTCCAGCCCCCGCTGGACGACGCCGCCTGGCACTCCCCGCCGTTCGAGCTGACCGAGCGCGACGGCCGCTGGTACGGGCGCGGGTCGGCGGACTGCAAGGGCAACATCGTCATGCACCTCACCGCCCTGCGCGCGCTCGGCGACGACCTGCCGGTGGGGCTGAAGCTGGTGGTGGAGGGCTCGGAGGAGCAGGGCACCGGCGGTCTGGAGGCCTACGTCCCCGACCACGCGGACGAACTGCGCGCCGACGCGCTGCTCATCTGCGACACCGGCAACGCCGCGGTCGGCGTGCCGACCGCGTCGACGGTCCTGCGCGGACTGGCCAACGTCGTGGTCACCGTCTCGACACTGGCCGGGGACGTGCACTCCGGCATGTTCGGCGGTCCCGCCCCCGACGCGCTGGCTGCGCTGATCCGGATCCTCGACTCGCTGCGCGACGCCGACGGCGGGACCCGCGTCAACGGCCTGGACGACACGGGGACCTGGGCCGGCGTCGGCTACGACGAGCAGCAGTTCCGCACCGACGCCGGGGTGCTCGACGGGGTCGGGCTGATGGGCTCCGACAGCGTCGCCGACCGACTCTGGGCCCGTCCCGCGGTCACCGTGCTGGGCATCGACTGCCCGCCGGTCGTCGGCTCGGCCGCCGCGGTGCCCGCCAAGGCCAGGGCCAGGGTCAGCCTGCGGGTGCCGCCGGGCACGGACGCCGACGCGGCCGCGGCCGCCCTGACCGCACACCTCACCGCCGCCGCACCCTGGGGCGCCAAGGTCGAGGTCGAACGGGAGAGCGGCGGGTCGCCGTTCCGCGCCGCCACGGACGGTCCGGCCTACGCCGCGCTGGACCGGGCCATGCAGGAGGCCTACGGCAAGCCGATCTCCTTCCTGGGCCAGGGCGGCTCCATCCCGCTGTGCAACGTGCTGGCCGACGCGATCCCCGGAGCGGAACTGATCCTGATGGGCGTGGAGGAGCCGCGCTGCATGATCCACGCGCCGAACGAGAGCGTGGACCCGACCGAGATCGAGCGCATGGCCCTGGTGGAGGCGCTGTTCCTGCGCCACTACGCGGCGAGCGCCCGCTGA
- a CDS encoding APC family permease, protein MSAADVPAADRGRAGGSGAATAVRATTGPNKITWLTLALMTTSSVASLRAAPTMAVYGLACVFLYVVPAIVFLLPTALVSAELASGWSGGVYNWVAQGLSKPMGFLAVWCQFAMTIFYYPSLLAFVASTISYAINPSLASNGVYTAIVIVVLYWTGVWVSSRGTNAVAGLASGGLIIGTLIPGALLVVLGLVFLGQGNPSAAPMNAAHLFPEWTGVASLVLIVNNFLSYSGMEMNAVHVNKLRNPAKEFPRSMFLAMGLVLLIFILPALAISWVIPSDQLSLTAGVMQAFDAFFQYFHVGWLVPIVAFALCAASLGGMLTWLAGPSKGLLLISRQEGYLPPFLQRLNKHGVQQNILVTQGALTTFIALLYALIPNVSSVYWIFSVITTQVYLIVYLLMFLAAVQLRRKQPDHPRGYRAPLLTTLCVVGFVASALAMAIGFIPSSQFGSGNDWAYIGIVGGGLLLLGVVIPFGFLKARKPSWRQPGADAAPVNGGAA, encoded by the coding sequence ATGAGTGCTGCCGACGTACCGGCCGCGGACCGGGGCCGGGCCGGAGGGTCCGGGGCGGCCACCGCGGTACGGGCCACGACCGGGCCCAACAAGATCACGTGGTTGACCCTGGCCCTGATGACCACCAGTTCCGTCGCGAGCCTCCGTGCCGCGCCCACCATGGCCGTCTACGGCCTCGCCTGTGTCTTCCTGTACGTGGTGCCGGCGATCGTGTTCCTGCTGCCGACCGCGCTGGTCTCGGCGGAGCTGGCCTCGGGCTGGAGCGGCGGCGTCTACAACTGGGTGGCCCAGGGGCTGTCGAAGCCCATGGGCTTTCTCGCCGTCTGGTGTCAGTTCGCCATGACGATCTTCTACTACCCGAGCCTGCTCGCCTTCGTGGCCAGCACCATCTCCTACGCGATCAACCCGAGCCTGGCCAGCAACGGCGTCTACACGGCGATCGTCATCGTGGTCCTGTACTGGACCGGGGTGTGGGTGTCCTCCCGCGGCACGAACGCCGTCGCGGGTCTGGCCTCCGGCGGCCTGATCATCGGAACCCTGATCCCCGGCGCTCTGCTGGTCGTGCTCGGGCTCGTCTTCCTCGGGCAGGGCAACCCCTCCGCCGCGCCGATGAACGCCGCGCACCTCTTCCCCGAGTGGACCGGCGTCGCCAGCCTGGTGCTGATCGTCAACAACTTCCTCAGCTACTCCGGCATGGAGATGAACGCGGTCCACGTCAACAAGCTGCGGAATCCGGCCAAGGAGTTCCCCAGGTCGATGTTCCTGGCCATGGGCCTGGTTCTGCTGATCTTCATCCTGCCGGCCCTGGCGATCAGCTGGGTCATCCCCTCCGACCAGCTCAGCCTGACCGCCGGCGTGATGCAGGCCTTCGACGCCTTCTTCCAGTACTTCCACGTCGGCTGGCTGGTCCCGATCGTCGCCTTCGCCCTGTGCGCCGCGTCGCTCGGCGGCATGCTCACCTGGCTGGCCGGCCCGTCCAAGGGCCTGCTGCTGATCTCCCGCCAGGAGGGCTACCTGCCCCCGTTCCTGCAGCGGCTCAACAAGCACGGCGTCCAGCAGAACATCCTGGTCACCCAGGGCGCGCTCACGACCTTCATCGCCCTGCTCTACGCGCTGATCCCGAACGTCTCCAGCGTCTACTGGATCTTCTCGGTGATCACCACCCAGGTCTACCTGATCGTGTACCTGCTGATGTTCCTGGCCGCCGTCCAGCTGCGCCGCAAGCAGCCGGACCATCCTCGCGGCTACCGCGCCCCGCTGCTCACCACCCTCTGCGTGGTCGGCTTCGTCGCCTCGGCGCTGGCGATGGCGATCGGCTTCATCCCGTCCTCGCAGTTCGGCAGCGGCAACGACTGGGCCTACATCGGCATCGTCGGCGGCGGCCTCCTGCTGCTCGGAGTGGTCATTCCGTTCGGATTCCTGAAGGCACGCAAACCCAGCTGGCGGCAGCCCGGCGCGGACGCGGCCCCTGTGAACGGAGGAGCGGCGTGA
- a CDS encoding CPBP family intramembrane glutamic endopeptidase: MRISRPASPGIVLPSVLAVLVVANLAENGRLPSLGLADAVLAIALLSVIVRWAGGTLDDVGLAPDTLGRGARWALAIIGIVASVYLVGALLPFTRELFSDTRTGHLAGGEVALKVFVVVPLGTVLLEEYAFRGVLYGLLRRYRGTVTATAVSSVLFGLWHVLPSLHLATQKPTLTAVFGHSPLGAVVADAGAVLFTSAAGVLFCELRRRSGSLLAPIGLHWATNALGYLAAYALARSR, translated from the coding sequence ATGCGTATCAGCCGTCCGGCGTCCCCCGGGATCGTGCTGCCGTCCGTCCTGGCGGTACTGGTCGTGGCGAACCTTGCCGAGAACGGACGCCTCCCCTCCCTCGGCCTGGCGGACGCCGTCCTCGCGATCGCCCTGCTCAGCGTGATCGTCCGGTGGGCCGGCGGGACCCTCGACGACGTGGGCCTGGCCCCGGACACCCTGGGCCGCGGCGCGCGGTGGGCACTGGCGATCATCGGCATCGTCGCCTCCGTCTACCTGGTCGGCGCGCTGCTGCCGTTTACCCGCGAGCTCTTCTCCGACACCAGGACCGGCCACCTCGCCGGCGGCGAGGTGGCGCTGAAGGTGTTCGTCGTCGTCCCGCTGGGCACCGTGCTGCTGGAGGAGTACGCCTTCCGCGGCGTGCTCTACGGGCTGCTCCGGCGCTACCGCGGCACGGTGACGGCGACCGCGGTCTCCTCCGTGCTGTTCGGGCTCTGGCACGTGCTGCCCTCACTGCACCTGGCCACGCAGAAGCCGACGCTCACCGCGGTCTTCGGCCATTCTCCGCTCGGCGCGGTCGTCGCCGACGCCGGCGCGGTGCTCTTCACCTCCGCCGCGGGCGTGCTCTTCTGCGAGCTGCGCCGCCGCAGCGGCAGTCTGCTCGCGCCGATCGGGCTGCACTGGGCGACCAACGCGCTGGGCTACCTGGCCGCCTACGCCCTGGCGCGGAGCCGGTAG
- a CDS encoding alpha/beta hydrolase — protein sequence MVKTLDEAQDPGEGPGGPDNPERPKKQRKRRGDRWFRSLTLPGCWGALVASCLSFTPSLLPRGGVIQGVVWGISAVIGYGIGVLLASIWRAFADRERRPPRSWAWRAFFVSAAVLLVVFFGLGQYWQYLIRQMMGVSEYDVWLVVLSPLVAVGMFWVLLLISRGIRGVFRWTADRLGRRFGQRAARTVGWILVAGVAYLVVTGLLLQGLVGLANDIFSVRDGATPEGVHQPTSALRSGGPGSVVPWDTLGRQGRGFVGTGPSETDIASFVHHPAMEPIRVYAGLGSADDTEARAQLAVQDLERAGAFQRKSLLVVSTTGSGWVDPASVDSFEYLTGGDSATVAIQYSYLPSWISYLVDQSKAREAGRDLFDAVYGAWSRLPQAARPKLYVAGESLGSFGGETAFSGENDLANRTSGTLFVGPPNFNTLFREFSDHRDPGSPEIQPVYKDGRTVRFTSDPTAGIPPAGRPWNGTRVLYLMHPSDPIVWWSPHLVFSEPDWIAETQGADVLKGMVWIPFVTFWQVTADLPFSTGVPAGHGHKYTAEYVDGWNTVLQPSGVSAQDLDNLRKIIAGE from the coding sequence GTGGTGAAGACGCTCGACGAGGCCCAGGACCCTGGTGAAGGGCCCGGCGGGCCGGACAATCCGGAGAGGCCGAAGAAGCAGAGGAAGCGGCGCGGGGACCGGTGGTTCCGGTCGCTCACCCTCCCCGGCTGCTGGGGCGCGCTGGTGGCCTCGTGCCTGTCCTTCACCCCGTCACTGCTGCCGCGCGGCGGCGTGATCCAGGGCGTGGTGTGGGGCATCAGCGCCGTCATCGGCTACGGGATCGGAGTGCTGCTGGCGTCGATCTGGCGCGCCTTCGCCGACCGGGAGAGGCGCCCGCCCCGGTCCTGGGCCTGGCGGGCGTTCTTCGTCAGCGCGGCCGTGCTGCTGGTCGTGTTCTTCGGACTCGGACAGTACTGGCAGTACCTGATCCGCCAGATGATGGGCGTGAGCGAGTACGACGTCTGGTTGGTCGTCCTTTCGCCGCTGGTCGCGGTGGGGATGTTCTGGGTCCTGCTGCTGATCTCGCGCGGGATCAGGGGCGTGTTCCGCTGGACGGCGGATCGGCTGGGCCGGAGGTTCGGGCAGCGCGCGGCCAGGACGGTCGGCTGGATCCTGGTGGCAGGCGTGGCCTACCTGGTCGTCACCGGCCTGCTGCTGCAAGGGCTCGTCGGCCTGGCCAACGACATCTTCTCGGTCCGCGACGGCGCGACACCCGAGGGCGTGCACCAGCCCACCAGCGCGCTGCGCTCGGGCGGCCCGGGCTCGGTGGTGCCCTGGGACACGCTGGGACGGCAGGGCCGCGGCTTCGTCGGCACCGGCCCCTCGGAGACGGACATCGCGTCCTTCGTCCACCACCCCGCCATGGAGCCGATCCGGGTCTACGCGGGGCTCGGTTCCGCGGACGACACCGAGGCCCGCGCGCAGCTGGCGGTCCAGGACCTGGAGCGCGCGGGCGCCTTCCAGCGCAAGAGCCTGCTGGTGGTGAGCACGACCGGGAGCGGCTGGGTGGACCCGGCCTCGGTCGACTCCTTCGAATACCTGACCGGCGGCGACTCGGCGACCGTGGCGATCCAGTACTCCTACCTCCCGTCCTGGATCTCCTACCTGGTGGACCAGTCCAAGGCCAGGGAGGCCGGCCGCGATCTGTTCGACGCGGTCTACGGCGCCTGGTCGCGCCTGCCGCAGGCGGCCCGGCCCAAGCTCTACGTGGCCGGGGAGAGCCTCGGCTCCTTCGGCGGCGAGACGGCCTTCAGCGGCGAGAACGACCTGGCCAACCGGACGTCGGGCACGCTGTTCGTCGGTCCGCCCAACTTCAACACGCTGTTCCGCGAGTTCAGCGACCACCGCGACCCCGGCAGCCCGGAGATCCAGCCGGTCTACAAGGACGGCCGGACGGTCCGCTTCACCAGCGACCCGACCGCGGGGATCCCGCCCGCCGGCCGACCCTGGAACGGCACCCGGGTGCTGTACCTGATGCACCCGTCCGACCCGATCGTGTGGTGGAGCCCGCACCTGGTCTTCAGCGAACCCGACTGGATCGCCGAGACACAGGGAGCGGACGTGCTCAAGGGCATGGTCTGGATCCCGTTCGTGACCTTCTGGCAGGTCACCGCCGACCTGCCGTTCTCCACCGGGGTGCCGGCCGGCCACGGCCACAAGTACACGGCGGAGTACGTGGACGGGTGGAACACGGTCTTGCAGCCTTCCGGCGTCTCCGCCCAGGACCTCGACAACCTGAGGAAGATCATTGCCGGCGAGTGA
- a CDS encoding YhjD/YihY/BrkB family envelope integrity protein: MRRSMGFATQGLITLAPLLIVVAAIDPFTENGFARWVTDGMSLPPNTAAPVYRLFATEHQAARAAGAVSLALLAAFGLSFVADVQSGYEKIWGLSAPSWRGLWRQAVWLGALTAYVGLSVESGDLLRHGLGASVERIALLGVSGLLFFWWGQRFLLGGRVGWLALLPGALVTIVGLGGLRIFSWLVFDPMVVSNAEAYGAVGIVVVVECWLIGVGFVFFGGGLAGRLFVEARQRRRERAAVGPNPEES, translated from the coding sequence ATGCGCCGGTCCATGGGCTTCGCCACGCAGGGCCTGATCACCCTGGCGCCGCTGCTGATCGTCGTGGCGGCGATCGACCCGTTCACGGAGAACGGGTTCGCCAGGTGGGTGACCGACGGCATGAGCCTGCCCCCGAACACCGCCGCTCCGGTCTACCGGCTTTTCGCGACCGAGCACCAGGCGGCCCGGGCCGCCGGTGCCGTCAGCCTCGCCCTGCTGGCGGCCTTCGGTCTGAGCTTCGTGGCGGACGTTCAGTCCGGCTACGAGAAGATCTGGGGGCTCTCCGCCCCGTCGTGGCGCGGACTGTGGCGGCAAGCCGTCTGGCTCGGCGCCCTGACGGCCTACGTCGGGCTCTCCGTGGAGAGCGGCGACCTGCTCCGGCACGGCCTCGGGGCCTCCGTCGAACGGATCGCCCTGTTGGGGGTGTCCGGACTGCTGTTCTTCTGGTGGGGTCAGCGGTTCCTGCTCGGCGGCCGGGTCGGCTGGCTCGCGCTGCTGCCGGGAGCGCTGGTGACGATCGTCGGTCTGGGCGGCCTGCGGATCTTCTCGTGGCTGGTGTTCGACCCGATGGTCGTCAGCAACGCGGAGGCCTACGGCGCGGTCGGCATCGTCGTCGTGGTCGAGTGCTGGCTGATCGGGGTGGGCTTCGTCTTCTTCGGCGGCGGACTGGCGGGCCGCCTGTTCGTCGAGGCGCGCCAACGGCGGAGGGAGAGGGCCGCCGTCGGGCCGAACCCCGAGGAGTCCTAG
- a CDS encoding diacylglycerol/lipid kinase family protein produces MVSVRSRARLLAWAALLAGLAAVVVLVATTGRGGLLILLLGLCGLAGTAAGVWLVVAHRGAARWTGAVLALAALALVLVAYTVKGLWGEALAAVVLWGLAAVCARSALRTVRPPAGMRAVRHLPAKHPVLIMNPRSGGGKVGRFGLVEKAERLGARVLLLDTSAGGHTDVTELARGAVAGGADLLGVAGGDGTQALVAAVAAEHGLPFLVLPAGTRNHFAMDLGLDRADPSLTLDALTDGEELLVDLGTVSGRPFVNTVSFGVYAQIVQSPEYRDAKTSTALDALPDLLLGYSGAQLDARADDTRLTAPQALLVSNNPYAGAQPLGGGARRPRLDLGTLGVVSVRVANAAQAAQVAVLGSRAAGLTVTTARQVTVDAQAPTIPVGVDGEALNLPTPVTCAVRPGALRVVVPRRRPGVPAAPGGPLDWRRLLALALGSALPPSD; encoded by the coding sequence ATGGTGTCGGTTCGTTCGCGCGCCCGGCTGCTGGCCTGGGCCGCGTTGCTGGCCGGTCTGGCGGCCGTCGTCGTGCTGGTCGCGACGACCGGGCGGGGCGGCCTGCTGATCCTGCTGCTCGGACTGTGCGGCCTGGCCGGGACGGCCGCCGGGGTGTGGCTGGTGGTGGCCCACCGGGGTGCGGCACGCTGGACCGGCGCCGTGCTCGCCCTGGCCGCGCTCGCCCTGGTCCTGGTCGCCTACACCGTCAAGGGGTTGTGGGGGGAGGCCCTGGCCGCCGTGGTCCTGTGGGGCCTCGCGGCGGTCTGCGCCCGGTCCGCGCTGCGGACGGTGCGGCCGCCGGCCGGTATGCGCGCGGTCCGCCACCTCCCGGCGAAGCACCCCGTGCTGATCATGAACCCGCGCTCCGGCGGCGGCAAGGTGGGCCGGTTCGGCCTGGTCGAGAAGGCCGAGAGGCTGGGCGCCAGGGTGCTGCTGCTGGACACCTCAGCGGGCGGACACACCGACGTCACCGAGCTCGCCCGCGGGGCCGTGGCCGGGGGCGCCGACCTGCTCGGGGTGGCGGGCGGCGACGGCACCCAGGCGCTGGTGGCCGCCGTGGCCGCCGAGCACGGGCTGCCGTTCCTGGTGCTTCCCGCAGGCACCAGGAACCACTTCGCCATGGACCTCGGCCTGGACCGCGCGGACCCCTCGCTCACCCTGGACGCGCTGACCGACGGAGAGGAACTGCTGGTCGACCTGGGGACGGTGAGCGGCCGACCGTTCGTCAACACCGTCTCCTTCGGGGTGTACGCGCAGATCGTGCAGAGCCCCGAGTACCGCGACGCCAAGACGAGCACGGCCCTCGACGCCCTGCCCGACCTGCTGCTCGGCTACTCCGGCGCGCAGCTCGACGCGCGTGCGGACGACACCCGGCTGACCGCTCCGCAGGCCCTGCTGGTGAGCAACAACCCGTACGCCGGCGCCCAGCCGCTGGGTGGCGGCGCCCGTCGGCCACGGCTCGACCTCGGCACCCTCGGCGTCGTCTCGGTGCGCGTGGCGAACGCCGCCCAGGCGGCGCAGGTGGCGGTGCTGGGCAGCCGGGCGGCCGGACTGACCGTCACGACCGCGCGGCAGGTCACCGTCGACGCGCAGGCCCCGACCATCCCGGTCGGGGTGGACGGCGAGGCGCTGAACCTGCCGACGCCGGTCACCTGCGCGGTCCGTCCCGGCGCGCTGCGGGTGGTGGTCCCCAGGCGACGCCCTGGCGTGCCCGCGGCCCCGGGCGGCCCGCTGGACTGGCGTCGTCTGCTGGCTCTGGCGCTCGGCAGCGCACTGCCCCCCTCGGACTGA
- a CDS encoding SulP family inorganic anion transporter — MSVDGSADGWRRVVPSLPGLGTLRRYRRDWLRGDLLAGATVAAYLVPQVMAYGSVAGLQPVTGLWAILPAIVLYALFGSSRLLSVGPESTTALMTATVVGPLAGGDAGRYAALAATLAVVVGLLCVVAWLARLGFVADLLSRPVLIGYLAGVALIMIVDQLSKLTGIDVRGEGFFPQLKSFASDITEAHLPTVLFSIGTLLFLLLVAKFLPRLPGPLLAVVLGTAISAAFSLKDHGIAVIGDIPAGLPRPKLPELGELHRLALPATGILLVGYTDFILTGRAFAKRGDKPRLDANQELLALGAVNIGAGFFQGFPVSSSASRTAIGESTGAKSQVYTLAAGLGVVAVLLFLSPLLHDTPDAVLGALVVFAAIRMIDLAGFRKLASFRRGELLLALACLVGVLALDILYGVLVAVGLSVVELLSRVARPHDAVLGEVPGVAGMHDVDDYPQARTVPGLLVYRYDSPLFFANAEDFRHRALDAVEDEPGPVSWFVLNTEANVEVDITALDSVDALRQELEERGIVFALARVKQDLLDDLDAYGLSESVGADRIFPTLPTAVDAYRAWARGKGIEDGAASE; from the coding sequence ATGTCTGTCGACGGCTCGGCCGACGGGTGGCGACGTGTGGTGCCGTCCCTGCCGGGGCTCGGGACCCTCCGCCGCTACCGGCGGGACTGGCTGCGCGGCGACCTGCTCGCCGGCGCGACCGTCGCGGCCTACCTCGTGCCCCAGGTCATGGCCTACGGAAGCGTCGCCGGCCTGCAGCCGGTCACCGGCCTGTGGGCCATCCTCCCGGCGATCGTGCTCTACGCCCTCTTCGGCTCCTCGCGGCTGCTGTCGGTCGGCCCCGAGTCGACGACCGCCCTGATGACCGCGACCGTGGTCGGACCGCTGGCCGGCGGGGACGCCGGCCGGTACGCGGCCCTGGCGGCGACCCTGGCCGTGGTGGTCGGCCTGCTGTGCGTGGTGGCCTGGCTGGCCAGGCTCGGCTTCGTCGCGGACCTGCTCTCCCGCCCGGTGCTGATCGGCTATCTCGCCGGGGTGGCACTGATCATGATCGTGGATCAGCTGTCCAAGCTGACCGGGATCGACGTGCGCGGGGAGGGCTTCTTCCCGCAGCTCAAGTCCTTCGCCTCGGACATCACCGAGGCCCACCTGCCCACCGTGCTGTTCAGCATCGGCACGCTGCTCTTCCTGCTCCTGGTGGCGAAGTTCCTGCCGCGACTGCCGGGACCGCTGCTGGCCGTCGTGCTGGGCACCGCGATCTCGGCCGCCTTCTCGCTCAAGGACCACGGCATCGCGGTGATCGGCGACATCCCGGCCGGGCTGCCGCGCCCCAAGCTGCCGGAGCTGGGCGAGCTGCACCGGCTGGCGCTGCCGGCGACGGGCATCCTGCTGGTCGGCTACACCGACTTCATCCTCACCGGGCGTGCCTTCGCCAAGCGCGGCGACAAGCCCCGGCTGGACGCCAACCAGGAACTCCTGGCCCTCGGCGCGGTGAACATCGGGGCGGGCTTCTTCCAGGGCTTCCCGGTCAGCAGCAGCGCCAGCCGGACCGCCATCGGCGAGTCGACGGGCGCGAAGAGCCAGGTCTACACGCTCGCGGCCGGCCTCGGCGTGGTCGCCGTGCTGCTGTTCCTCAGCCCGCTGCTGCACGACACCCCCGACGCGGTGCTTGGCGCGCTGGTGGTGTTCGCCGCGATCCGGATGATCGACCTGGCCGGCTTCAGGAAACTCGCGTCCTTCCGCCGCGGCGAACTGCTGCTGGCGCTCGCCTGCCTGGTCGGCGTGCTGGCCCTGGACATCCTCTACGGCGTGCTGGTCGCGGTGGGCCTGTCGGTGGTGGAGCTGCTCAGCCGGGTCGCCCGGCCGCACGACGCCGTGCTCGGCGAGGTGCCCGGCGTGGCGGGCATGCACGACGTCGACGACTACCCGCAGGCCAGGACGGTCCCCGGCCTGCTGGTCTACCGCTACGACTCCCCCCTGTTCTTCGCCAACGCGGAGGACTTCCGCCACCGTGCGCTGGACGCCGTGGAGGACGAGCCAGGACCGGTGTCCTGGTTCGTCCTCAACACCGAGGCCAACGTCGAGGTGGACATCACCGCGCTGGACTCCGTGGACGCCCTGCGGCAGGAGCTGGAGGAGCGCGGGATCGTCTTCGCCCTGGCCAGGGTCAAGCAGGACCTGCTCGACGATCTCGACGCCTACGGCCTGAGCGAGTCCGTCGGCGCGGACCGGATCTTTCCCACGCTGCCCACCGCGGTGGACGCCTACCGCGCCTGGGCGCGCGGGAAGGGCATCGAGGACGGCGCCGCGTCGGAGTGA
- a CDS encoding three-helix bundle dimerization domain-containing protein, translating to MTELVVDDMHESQEGAALEVVRARLHRDFDGAVGPEAVDRAWDAARRRFDGSRIRTFVPILVERVAAEVIRTSAPAEG from the coding sequence GTGACTGAGCTGGTGGTCGACGACATGCACGAGAGCCAGGAGGGCGCGGCGCTGGAGGTGGTGCGGGCGCGGCTGCACCGCGACTTCGACGGGGCCGTCGGCCCGGAGGCGGTGGACCGCGCCTGGGACGCGGCCCGCCGTCGTTTCGACGGCAGCAGGATCCGCACCTTCGTCCCGATCCTGGTGGAGCGCGTGGCGGCCGAGGTCATCAGGACGTCCGCCCCGGCCGAGGGCTGA